A genomic window from Micromonospora sp. WMMA1947 includes:
- a CDS encoding CBS domain-containing protein gives MTTVGEFMTTRLVTMDGNDTLIAAAQEMRDSAIGDVVVTDGDDVVGIVTDRDIAVRGVAENMDPTATRLNQITSKDVVTVSQNDDAVAAADLMRTYAVRRLPVVDDGRLVGLISMGDLAVEREPQSVLADISADDPNN, from the coding sequence ATGACAACGGTCGGAGAGTTCATGACGACCCGGTTGGTGACGATGGACGGCAACGACACGCTCATCGCCGCGGCGCAGGAGATGCGCGACAGCGCCATCGGCGACGTGGTGGTGACCGACGGCGACGACGTGGTCGGCATTGTGACGGACCGGGACATCGCGGTACGCGGCGTGGCCGAGAACATGGACCCCACCGCCACCCGCCTCAACCAGATCACCAGCAAGGACGTGGTGACGGTGAGCCAGAACGACGACGCGGTGGCCGCCGCCGACCTGATGCGCACGTACGCGGTCCGCCGCCTCCCGGTGGTCGACGACGGCCGCCTGGTCGGCCTGATCTCCATGGGTGATCTGGCGGTGGAGCGGGAACCCCAGTCGGTGCTCGCGGACATCAGCGCCGACGACCCCAACAACTGA
- a CDS encoding SCP2 sterol-binding domain-containing protein, with translation MVDMTTRFFEDLDRRGFEPLLVKTSGTLRFDLHEGPHTTHWLLEIDHGNLRVRQEDGEADTVVGTEPRLFAELVGGEENAIAALLRGDMTVVGDLRLVLQVERVFPGPPDSRGPHHTFSGRGA, from the coding sequence ATGGTGGACATGACCACGAGATTCTTCGAGGACCTGGATCGGCGGGGGTTCGAGCCCCTGCTGGTCAAGACATCCGGAACGCTTCGCTTCGACCTGCACGAGGGCCCGCACACCACGCACTGGCTGCTGGAGATCGATCACGGCAACCTGCGGGTCCGCCAGGAGGACGGCGAGGCGGACACGGTGGTGGGCACCGAGCCGCGTCTGTTCGCCGAGCTGGTCGGCGGTGAGGAGAACGCGATCGCGGCGCTGCTGCGCGGTGACATGACCGTCGTCGGCGACCTGCGGCTCGTGTTGCAGGTCGAGCGGGTCTTCCCCGGCCCGCCGGACTCCCGGGGACCGCACCACACGTTCAGCGGGAGGGGTGCCTGA